CGGTCAACATCATCGCGACGTCTGTCAAGAACGGTATGGCCGGCGACGCCAAGAACATCGGCTCCGGCAACCCGTACGGTCCGCCGAACGCGCCCAACGTCAGCGGCGGCAAGTCCGCCAAGGGCGACGGTCAGGTCCACTGGACGTGGAACAACCCGAACATGAACGGCCGCCCACTGGACCACTATGAGGTCAGCCTCGACAACGGCGGCTGGACTGGAGTGGGCAAGGCAAACAGCTATGACGCACCCGGCGGCGGGTGGGAGAAGACCCGGCAACTCAAGGTCCGCGCCGTCACGGTAGTCGCAGGACCCGGCAGCGGAAACGTCGCATCCACGTCCGGCGTCGATCCGACCCCACCGCCTCCGCCTCCAACACCATCCCAGATTCAGGCGCACAACAGCACGTGCCCCGGCAAGCCGGGTCAGGCTGACACGTACAACCCGAGCGGTCCACAATGCGGAGTCGGCTGGGTGGAACGCTCGTGGGGCCGGATTGATGTCACCTGCAGGCAGGACATCTACCGCAACGGCACGGCTTGGTACAAGCTCAAGGGATCACCGAAGGATGGCTGGTTCGTCAAGCCCATCACGGTGGACCTTTATGGCCCCGTCCCGCCGCCGTGCTGAACCCTGCCTACGACGCTGGGCAACACCGTCACCCAACACCCCCTTCACAATGAACAGGATCAACCGATGACCATGACAAACGAGCAAGCCGCGTGGTTTGCAGAAACGTTCGAGAAGCTCGTTGCCAACGTGGGCCAGGCCGTACTGGGCAAGGAACACGTCATCCGGCTGACCTTCACGGCGATGCTGGCTGAAGGGCACGTCCTGTTCGAGGACGCCCCGGGGACCGGTAAAACGTCGCTGGCCCGCGCTTTGGCGGCCACCGTGCAGGGTTCGCACAACCGCATCCAGTTCACGCCCGACCTCCTGCCGTCGGACGTGACCGGTGTGACCATCTACGACCAGAAGACCCAGAAGTTCGAGTTCCACAAAGGCCCGGTGTTCAGCAACATCGTCCTCGCCGACGAAATCAACCGTGCCTCCCCGAAGACGCAGTCCGCCTTGCTTGAGGTCATGGAAGAGTCGCGCGTGACGGTGGACGGCACCACTTACGACGCCGGCCGCCCGTTCATGGTGCTGGCGACCCAGAACCCGATCGAGCAGGCGGGCACGTACCGGCTGCCGGAAGCCCAGCTTGACCGCTTCCTCATCAAGACGTCCATTGGCTACCCGGACCACGCCTCTACAGTTCGGTTGCTGGGCGGGGCCAACCTGAAGGACCGGTCAAAGGACCTGACGCCCATCATCACCACGCAGGCCGTAGCTGACATGGCAGACCTGGGGGCCACCACCCACGTGGACACCGCTGTGCTCGAATACATTTCCCGCCTATGCGAGGAGACCCGCAACGCCTCCGAGACCCGCCTTGGCGTTTCTGTCCGTGGCGCATTGGCCATGGTCCGGGCTGCGAAAGTGTGGGCAGCCGGGCAGGGGCGGAACTTCGTGTTGCCAGATGACATCAAGGAACTGGCGCCGGTGGTCTGGACGCACCGTTTCGTGATGGATCCGGAAGCCGAGTTCTCTGGTGCCACACCGGAAGTCGTGCTCAACCGCGTTCTCGCCGACGTCGCTGCCCCACAGCAGCGCGCCACGGCCTAGCCGTACACCGGCACACCAGCACCTGCACTCCGGCACGAACAACTCCGGCACGAACAAAGGTCCCCACATGTCCTCCAGCACACCCCTCGGCAGGGCTGCTGATTCCCTCAAGCGCGCTGCCTCGTCGCTTGGCGGCACGGTCCGCGGATTCCGTGGACCTGCCGATAAAACTCCCGGCCGGGGAGGAAAAACCGGCAAGGCCACTAAGCTCCATCCCGCCTCTCTGTGGGCAGAGGCCGCTGGGACAGCCGGCGAAGTCCTGCAGCCAGCCTGGCGCGCAGTCCGGAAAGCTTGGCTGACGTATGCCTGGCCCGTACTTTCGGTGGTCAGCCTCCTGGGCTGGGTTGTCCTGGCTGCTGCCATTGGCCTGTGGTGGGCCGGAGCGGCGTGGGGGTGGCAAGAGGCCAAGTCCGCGGCGTTGGTCGCTTTCCTCCTGTTTGTCCTCGCGATTGCGTTCATTGTTGGCCGCTCCGCATACGGCGTGGTCCTGGACCTTGCCCGCACCCGCTTAGCAGTTGGGGACGACGCTGTAGGGAGCATCGCGGTTTCCAACGTTTCCACCCGGCCCCTCCTGCCCGCAGCGCTGGAGTTGCCCGTTGGCGCCAATACTGCCGTCTTCCACTTGCCACGCATGAAGCCGGCCCAGGTGCACGAGGACCTCTTCACCATCCCCACAGCTCGTCGCGCCGTGATCGTGGTGGGGCCGGTCCGTTCGGTTCGGGCCGATCCGCTTCACCTCCTGCGCCGCAGGGTGCTTTGGACCGAGCCCGTGGACTTGTTCGTGCATCCGCGGACAGTGTCGCTGGGTAGTTCTGCTGCCGGGTTCATTCGCGACCTTGAGGGGATGCCCACCACGGAGCTCTCCAGCGCCGACGTCTCTTTCCATGCCCTGCGAGACTACGTCCCCGGGGACGATCGACGGCACATCCACTGGAAGACCACCGCCCGTACCAACAAGCTCATGGTGCGCCAGTTCGAAGAAACCCGCCGCGCCCACCTCGCTATTGCGTTGTCGATCAACACCGACGAATACGATTCTGAAGCCGAGTTCGAGATGGCCATTTCTGTTGCAGCGTCCATCGGCCGTCAAGCCATCCGCGAACAGCGGGACCTGGACGTCCTGACCCAGAAAGGGCCGCTCCGCTGTGAAACCGGCCGTAGCCTGTTGGACGACACCACCCGGATTGTTGGGGCACCCATGCGAAAGACCGCCGTCGACCTCGCCCGGAACCTGGCAGACGCTGTCCCGAATGCCTCGGTGGTGTTCTTCGTCGTCGGCAGCCACATCACAGCGACCCAGCTCCGTACCTCAGCGGCGTCTGTTCCGCCCGGGGTCCGCAGCCTGGCCGTGCGGGTTCAGCCCGGGGCCGCGGCGTCGAGGGCCAACATTGCGGACCTGACGGTCCTCACCGTTGGCGACCTGGACGATCTCGCCATTGTTCTTCGAAAGGCGGCAGCATGAGCTCCGCACCCAGTGTTCGCGTCCGACCCCGCGCGGCCAGGTCCGCGGGACGGACCAGGAACACCGGCGGGGGATCGCCGTTCGGTGACGGCCGCCCGCTGTGGCACTTCGCCGTCGACTTCGGCGTGTTGGCCGTATTGATGCTGCTTGGCGTTCTCGGCTTCAGCCTGAGCTTCGGGGGAGACCCGAGCTATCTCGTCGCGGGCCTGGGTGGTGTGCTCCTGGGACTGGGCATTGCTGTGCTGAACGCGCACCTGCGCCTGGGGATGCTCATCACTACCGCCATGGCCCTTGGCACGTATCTGCTGTTCGGCTCCGCGCTGGCAGTTCCGGACTCCGCAGTGCTGGGTTTCCTGCCGAGCCTCGACTCCCTTCGGACGTTGCTCCTGGGCGTTGTCTTCGCGTGGAAGGACATGTTGACCGTCGGAGTTCCGGTGGGAACGGCGAACGGCATGCTCATTGTGCCGTTCCTGAGCTCGCTGCTCACTGCGCTGGCCGCGGGGCTTCTGACATGGCGGCTGAAAAGCCCGTACTGGCCGCTGCTACCGGTGCTGGTGCTGTTCGTCACCGGTATTGCGTTCAGCACCAACGCCGGGTTCCTTAACGTGGAGCGCGGCGTCTCGCTGACCATCGTGTCAATCGCCTGGGCGACGTTCCGCCGTGACGTACTCCGCCAGCGGAGCACCAGGACCGTTTCGGCCAACAGGCCAAATTCCGACGCCGGTGCGGCCCGCCGCGGACAGCTTCGCCGCCTGGGGACTGCTGCAGCCGTGATCGCCGTTGCCGTCGGCGTCACCGCCCTCGCATCGCCCCTGGTGACCGCCAGCGATGACCGGAAGGTCCTCCGCAACACGATCGTTCCGCCCTTCGATCCCCGGGCCTACGTCACGCCGTTGGCGAGCTTCCGGAATTTCGTCAAGGACGAGAAGGACCACACCCTCTTCACGGTCAAGGGCCTGCCAAAGGACGCCCGCGTCCGGCTCGCGGCCTTGGACGCCTTCAACGGCATGAACTACACCATGGACCCGAACAGCTCCGGAAACTTCAGCAAGGTGGGAGATGCGAAGTCCCTCAACACGCTGGCTGACTCCGCTAGCCCGGCCAAGGCCACCAATTACACGTTGGACATCACCATTGAGGACTACCAGGGATATTTCGTCCCTGGTGGGCGGCACACCACCGGCATGAGTTTCGCTGATGGTTCGGGCGCAGCCTCTGGTCTCTACTTCAACTCCGGAACAGACACCGCAGTGACCACCAAGGGCATGGTGAAGGGCGACAACTACACGGTCCAAGTCTCCGACCCCGGCACCTTGGAGCATGGACAGCTGACGCAGTACGACTTTGCGAAGATGACGTTGCCTGATGCCCAGGAGGTTCCCCCGATTGTGGCGTCGCAGGCCAATGAGATTTCCGCCGACGCGCCGACCGCCATTGATCGTGTCCGCCAGATCGAGGCTCATTTCCAAAAGAGTGGGGCCTTCAGCAACGGGTTGGTTGCCGACGGCCAGCTTCCGAGCCTTCCTGGCCACAGTGCTGCACGTGTCAGGAACATGCTTTCGGCCAAACAGATGCTGGGTGATGACGAGCAGTACGCCGTTTCCATGTCGCTCATGCTCCGCCACCTGGGGATTCCATCCCGCGTCGTGATGGGGTTCTACCCGGATCCCAAGAGCCCCGAAAACGGCGCCGGCGATGTCAAGATCACCGGCAAGGACGTGCATGCCTGGGTGGAGGTGGCCTTCGACCGCGTGGGTTGGGTGTCCTTCGATCCCACGCCGCCCAAGGACAACGTGCCCATTCCGCCTGATCCTGAAAACAAGTCCAAGCCCAAGCCGCAGGTGCTGCAGCCGCCGCCCCCGCCCCAGGAACCTGCGGATCTGCCGCCGGACTCCACGCCGGACGCGTTGGACGCGGACGAGAAGAAGAACAACCCCTGGCTTTTCTGGGGTCCGCTGCTCTCTGCCATCGGTGTTGCGCTGATTCCGCTGGGGATCCTGGCCATCCCGTTGCTGCTGATTCTGCTGCTGAAATCACGACGCCGTAAGGCCCGTTTCCGTGATGGTCACCCGGCCCAGCGGGTCGGGGGAGGATGGAACGAAGTGTTGAGCCTGGCCACTGACCTGGGTGCCTCCATCGATACCAAGTCCACCCGCCGCGAGTCCGCCACGGTCATCGCGGACGCATTCCCGTCCACAGGAACAACCACCACCATGCTCGCCCACCGCGCAGATGCGGCCGTTTTCGGGGCCGGACAGCCCAGTGAGGACGAGGTGGAGGAATACTGGAAGATCGTGGATTCGTCGCTGACAGATATCACTGGAAGCGTGGGGTTCTGGAAACGCCAACAGGCGAGGTTCTCCCCGCGGTCGTTGTTGTCCGATGGAAGGGCTGCCCTCCGCCGTCGGGAACAGTTATCGATCACTGCGGGCAAGCGGCGGTTCAGTATGAAGCGCACGAAGGACAGCACCGATGAACAGTGAGCCGGAACTTTGTCCTGCCTGCCGCCACCCGGTCCGTCCGGGGGCGACATTCTGCACGCAGTGCGGATCTCCGCTGAGCAACCGTGGAGCACGCAAGGAAGGCAACATCAACCATGCCCAAAAGGCCGCCCTGGAGTCCGCCACCCGGCGAGGCCCCACCGATCCCGGTAGTATCTCGGTAGTGTCCGCGCCGGTATCGCCGGTGCACCACGCGCAGACGGGAACAACAACGACGCCGGGCACAGGACCGGGACCAGGGGGAGGGGCAACAATGACCACCAAGCTGGAATTGGTGCCCGCATCTACCGGGAAGCGACTCGGTGCGGCGGTTCTGGACTGGCTTGGTCCCATCGCCGTCCTTGCCACCACCTTCGCCGTTGGCATTGCCGGCATCACCCAGACCCGCAAGAACGGCTTCATTGTCTATGACACCGGGCTGCTGGTCCTCTTGGGCAGCATAGGCCTGGGAGTGACTGTGGTTTACGCGTTTGTGCTCCTGGGATTGGAAGCCAGGACCGGGAACACCATTGGGAACAAGCTGATGGGTATCCGGAGCACGGACTCCGACGGCTATGCACCAGGTGCAGGTGCGGTCTTTGTCAGGGGCATCGTCACCGGGTGTGTCCTGCGCCTCGGCGCACTCGCCTCGGTGATCCTCTCTGCCCTCGGCCTGATTGGTCCGGTCCTGTGGATTGGCTTGCCGCTGGTGGTGCTGGGAGCGGTGTGGGCCATCCTGGTTGTCGTTTCCAGTGGATGGGATAAGAACGGCAAGCTGCGCGGCTGGCATGACAAGGCCGCGAAGACGCTGGTGTTCGATGTGGGTGCAGGGCGCAATCCCGTGACCACAGGCGGCATCCAAGGTCCGTACAGTTTTGCGCCGATGGACCTTCCGCCCGTGCAGCCTGTAGTGTCGCCGGTCCCGAGCGGCAGGGCGGCCCAACATGCGCACGCTGCCACAGCACAGGCAGCTCCCGCGTCGAACCCGACGCCCTCGGTTCAGCCATCGCATGACCCCAATCAGTGGCGCCCGCCCACAGCGCCACGCCCCGCAACCGTAGCGGCACCGCAACCGTCCGCGAACCCGGAAGCCACCGCCGTCGTTCCCCAGGCGGCCCAACCCGTCCAGCGGCCGGAGCCTGCCAACCAGCACGGTTTTGCCGCCCACCCGGATGACGACGTCGAACGGACCCAGATGCGCCCCGGGGCCCGCCGGGCCCAGGCGGTACTGAGGATCACGGTCGACGACGGCCAGGATGTTCAGCTTGGCGGCTCGGTCCTCGTTGGACGGAACCCTGCACCCCAGCCCGGAGAAAACGTGGAGCAGCTGTTGCCGGTATCGGACCCCGGACGGTCCATCTCCAAGACGCACCTGCACCTCCGGGTTGATGGCGACGGCGTGTGGGTCACCGACCGCAATTCCACCAACGGGAGCGCCGTCACCACCCCTGACGGCATCCAGACCAGGCTCCAGCCCGGCGACGCCGTACTGGTGCGTCCCGGTTCGACAGTCCACTTTGGCGACCGTTCCTTCCACCTAGGACAAGCATGAATCCACAGCCGTCCACGCCCGCCAACGCCGACGCCGGTCAGGCCTCAGCCCCCTCCACCTACCGCCTGAGTTACGGGTACGGAACCGACCGTGGTCTCCGGCGCGAACTGAACGAGGATTCGTTCATCGCCTCCGACCCCGTCTTTGCCGTGGCTGATGGCATGGGTGGCCACGAGGCCGGCGAAATAGCCAGCGGCATGTGCGTCCGGACGCTGGGGAGCTCACCCGAGCTCGCCTCGGGTGTCCGTACCGCTTCGGCGGCGGAGCTGCAGGCCTGCCTGTTGAACGCCGACGCAGCCATTCGGAATGCCACAGGAGCCCGCGCAGGAACCACCCTGTCCGGCGTCGTGGTGGTGGAACAGATGGGCCTGCCGTACTGGCTGGTGATGAACATCGGAGACTCCAGGACCTACCGCCTGAGCCAGGGCCAATTCGCCCAGGTCAGTGTGGACCACTCCGAGGTACAGGAATTGGTGGACTCCGGGGACATCACTGCCGAACAGGCTGCAGTGCACCCTCGCCGCCATGTGGTCACCCGCGCCCTGGGAACCGGAGACGAAACCGAAGCCGATTTCTGGTTGCTTCCCATCCAGGAAGGCGACCGGATCATGATCTGTTCCGACGGCCTCAACGGCGAACTCGGCGATGAGCACATGTTCCGCATCCTCAGCACGGTGGCCCACCCGCAGGACGCTGTGGACGCACTGATCCAAGCAGCTTTGCGGAGCGGCGGCCGGGACAACGTCACCGTGATTGTGGTTGACGCCAAGAACGTGTTGAACGACGCCGGTATCGCCACCACTGCGCCCAGGCCCGAGGTCGCGTCCGAGGTGGAGGAAGACACGCTTCCCAGGGCACGGGTGAATGGAACCGACCAGGAGGAAGGCGTCGATGGCAAGCAGTAACCACCGTTCGTCGGCCCGGTACCAGCAGGGTGAGTGGTTCGGCGTGGTCCGCGAAGGCACAGTTGTGCTCCTTGGCCCGGACACCCCGCACGCACTCATCGATACCGTCTGGGAGCTGCTCGCCTCTGCGCCCGAAGCCCACGAGGTGCTGCACGAAGTGACGGAGGCCTTCGGGGTCTCGCTCAGCCGGATCCCTCCTTTCGGGATCATCGACGCCAAGGATGCCCTGCGCGTTTTCCTCCGCGGGGAGCTCGAATTGCTCGTCCATCTGGACGGTGGCCAGGAACGGATCACCGGGCGGGACGTGACCACCTGGACTGAACGTCGGATCGCGGATGCCGTGGCTTACAGTGTGCGCATCGGCGGCAGCACTGCGCCGCTGGACCATCCTTCGCTGGAGGGTGCTGCCCTGAACACCTTGCCCTTGGCTGAAGGCGTGGTGCTGCTGGAATCCATTGATGTCCAGATGGTTGCTTCGGCAGCCGGAGCCGAAGCCGTTGCTGAAGCCGAAGCCGAGGCGGAGGCCGAAGGGATCTCTACCCCTGCCTCCGAGCGGGTGTCCGACGAAACCATGATCGGTTTTCCAGAGCCAGAGCCAGAGCCAGAGCCAGAGCCCGAACCCGCGGTAGAACCTGAGCCCGAGCCTGAACCCGAGCCCGAGGTGGAGCCCGAACCCGCGGAGCTTCCCGTCCACACCAGCACCACCGACCCCTTGGTCCCGTCGCTGGAGAACACCACCAACTACGACCACCTGTGGGACAAGACGGTGATGCGGAACATCGAGGACGCCGCCGTCCGCATCGATGACGACGCTGAGAACGCGCACGAGGCACCGGCACCTTCAGTTGCACCGGCCCCCGCACCGCCAGCTCTACCGGCAGCGGAAACCACAGCGGCCGCGAGCGGGCCCGCTCCGGCTGAGTCCGCCGTCGGGCAGATCCAGGCTGTACCGACCACGGGCCTTATCGATTCGGTTCCGTGGCTCCGAAGCAGTTCCGGTGCGTCAACTACGGTCGACGCCCAGCCTGCTGTGCCAGCCGGGCAAGCGGCCGAGCCGGCCCCTCAAATGCCAACGGGTTGGTCGCCTGCCCTGCCACCGCAGCCGCAGGCGTCGCCCGCGGCAGAGGACCCGGATCACGACGGCCAAACCATCATGAAGAGCAGCCTTCCCGTCGGTGACGACGCAGCCGCCCAGCAACCCGGTGAAGGTGCAGGGGCAGCAACAGTCAACGGCC
This Paenarthrobacter sp. GOM3 DNA region includes the following protein-coding sequences:
- a CDS encoding AAA family ATPase, whose amino-acid sequence is MTMTNEQAAWFAETFEKLVANVGQAVLGKEHVIRLTFTAMLAEGHVLFEDAPGTGKTSLARALAATVQGSHNRIQFTPDLLPSDVTGVTIYDQKTQKFEFHKGPVFSNIVLADEINRASPKTQSALLEVMEESRVTVDGTTYDAGRPFMVLATQNPIEQAGTYRLPEAQLDRFLIKTSIGYPDHASTVRLLGGANLKDRSKDLTPIITTQAVADMADLGATTHVDTAVLEYISRLCEETRNASETRLGVSVRGALAMVRAAKVWAAGQGRNFVLPDDIKELAPVVWTHRFVMDPEAEFSGATPEVVLNRVLADVAAPQQRATA
- a CDS encoding DUF58 domain-containing protein, with the translated sequence MSSSTPLGRAADSLKRAASSLGGTVRGFRGPADKTPGRGGKTGKATKLHPASLWAEAAGTAGEVLQPAWRAVRKAWLTYAWPVLSVVSLLGWVVLAAAIGLWWAGAAWGWQEAKSAALVAFLLFVLAIAFIVGRSAYGVVLDLARTRLAVGDDAVGSIAVSNVSTRPLLPAALELPVGANTAVFHLPRMKPAQVHEDLFTIPTARRAVIVVGPVRSVRADPLHLLRRRVLWTEPVDLFVHPRTVSLGSSAAGFIRDLEGMPTTELSSADVSFHALRDYVPGDDRRHIHWKTTARTNKLMVRQFEETRRAHLAIALSINTDEYDSEAEFEMAISVAASIGRQAIREQRDLDVLTQKGPLRCETGRSLLDDTTRIVGAPMRKTAVDLARNLADAVPNASVVFFVVGSHITATQLRTSAASVPPGVRSLAVRVQPGAAASRANIADLTVLTVGDLDDLAIVLRKAAA
- a CDS encoding transglutaminase-like domain-containing protein, which translates into the protein MSSAPSVRVRPRAARSAGRTRNTGGGSPFGDGRPLWHFAVDFGVLAVLMLLGVLGFSLSFGGDPSYLVAGLGGVLLGLGIAVLNAHLRLGMLITTAMALGTYLLFGSALAVPDSAVLGFLPSLDSLRTLLLGVVFAWKDMLTVGVPVGTANGMLIVPFLSSLLTALAAGLLTWRLKSPYWPLLPVLVLFVTGIAFSTNAGFLNVERGVSLTIVSIAWATFRRDVLRQRSTRTVSANRPNSDAGAARRGQLRRLGTAAAVIAVAVGVTALASPLVTASDDRKVLRNTIVPPFDPRAYVTPLASFRNFVKDEKDHTLFTVKGLPKDARVRLAALDAFNGMNYTMDPNSSGNFSKVGDAKSLNTLADSASPAKATNYTLDITIEDYQGYFVPGGRHTTGMSFADGSGAASGLYFNSGTDTAVTTKGMVKGDNYTVQVSDPGTLEHGQLTQYDFAKMTLPDAQEVPPIVASQANEISADAPTAIDRVRQIEAHFQKSGAFSNGLVADGQLPSLPGHSAARVRNMLSAKQMLGDDEQYAVSMSLMLRHLGIPSRVVMGFYPDPKSPENGAGDVKITGKDVHAWVEVAFDRVGWVSFDPTPPKDNVPIPPDPENKSKPKPQVLQPPPPPQEPADLPPDSTPDALDADEKKNNPWLFWGPLLSAIGVALIPLGILAIPLLLILLLKSRRRKARFRDGHPAQRVGGGWNEVLSLATDLGASIDTKSTRRESATVIADAFPSTGTTTTMLAHRADAAVFGAGQPSEDEVEEYWKIVDSSLTDITGSVGFWKRQQARFSPRSLLSDGRAALRRREQLSITAGKRRFSMKRTKDSTDEQ
- a CDS encoding RDD family protein, coding for MNSEPELCPACRHPVRPGATFCTQCGSPLSNRGARKEGNINHAQKAALESATRRGPTDPGSISVVSAPVSPVHHAQTGTTTTPGTGPGPGGGATMTTKLELVPASTGKRLGAAVLDWLGPIAVLATTFAVGIAGITQTRKNGFIVYDTGLLVLLGSIGLGVTVVYAFVLLGLEARTGNTIGNKLMGIRSTDSDGYAPGAGAVFVRGIVTGCVLRLGALASVILSALGLIGPVLWIGLPLVVLGAVWAILVVVSSGWDKNGKLRGWHDKAAKTLVFDVGAGRNPVTTGGIQGPYSFAPMDLPPVQPVVSPVPSGRAAQHAHAATAQAAPASNPTPSVQPSHDPNQWRPPTAPRPATVAAPQPSANPEATAVVPQAAQPVQRPEPANQHGFAAHPDDDVERTQMRPGARRAQAVLRITVDDGQDVQLGGSVLVGRNPAPQPGENVEQLLPVSDPGRSISKTHLHLRVDGDGVWVTDRNSTNGSAVTTPDGIQTRLQPGDAVLVRPGSTVHFGDRSFHLGQA
- a CDS encoding PP2C family protein-serine/threonine phosphatase; the encoded protein is MNPQPSTPANADAGQASAPSTYRLSYGYGTDRGLRRELNEDSFIASDPVFAVADGMGGHEAGEIASGMCVRTLGSSPELASGVRTASAAELQACLLNADAAIRNATGARAGTTLSGVVVVEQMGLPYWLVMNIGDSRTYRLSQGQFAQVSVDHSEVQELVDSGDITAEQAAVHPRRHVVTRALGTGDETEADFWLLPIQEGDRIMICSDGLNGELGDEHMFRILSTVAHPQDAVDALIQAALRSGGRDNVTVIVVDAKNVLNDAGIATTAPRPEVASEVEEDTLPRARVNGTDQEEGVDGKQ
- a CDS encoding FHA domain-containing protein; translated protein: MASSNHRSSARYQQGEWFGVVREGTVVLLGPDTPHALIDTVWELLASAPEAHEVLHEVTEAFGVSLSRIPPFGIIDAKDALRVFLRGELELLVHLDGGQERITGRDVTTWTERRIADAVAYSVRIGGSTAPLDHPSLEGAALNTLPLAEGVVLLESIDVQMVASAAGAEAVAEAEAEAEAEGISTPASERVSDETMIGFPEPEPEPEPEPEPAVEPEPEPEPEPEVEPEPAELPVHTSTTDPLVPSLENTTNYDHLWDKTVMRNIEDAAVRIDDDAENAHEAPAPSVAPAPAPPALPAAETTAAASGPAPAESAVGQIQAVPTTGLIDSVPWLRSSSGASTTVDAQPAVPAGQAAEPAPQMPTGWSPALPPQPQASPAAEDPDHDGQTIMKSSLPVGDDAAAQQPGEGAGAATVNGPSVLARVCSAGHANPPTYPQCSVCGVALSEDAVHVPRPRLGRVRISTGELIDLDQSLIIGRQPSVSRVQGGTMPRLVQVESPGGDISRSHVEVRLEGWHVMLCDLKATNGTVLIREGQAPRRLAQNEMAILLDGDIAELGDDISLRFEEIL